The Ranitomeya imitator isolate aRanImi1 chromosome 3, aRanImi1.pri, whole genome shotgun sequence genome has a window encoding:
- the LOC138671536 gene encoding aquaporin-3-like, giving the protein MVGMEEIVMMDVHAQCLEKCRRTFRTPNLYVRCGLAEFLGTVILILFGCGSVAQMELSGFAKAQFLSVNMAFGFAVTAGAYVCAGVSGAHLNPAVSFSMFLVKKITWKLMLVYWLAQFLGAFIGACLVFSLYFDAFHVYSGGNWTVYGPQATAGIFASYPSEHLSVLNGLADQVIATAGLMVCLLAIIDEKNNAAPRGLQPFVIGLIVLLVGLSMGFNCGYPINPARDLAPRIFTAFAGWGLEVFRAGGHWWWVPVVGPMIGGIIGTFVYDLLIGIHHPPSRGKENREENGARHPPDYELVQMEA; this is encoded by the exons ATGGTGGGCATGGAGGAGATAGTCATGATGGATGTCCACGCGCAATGCCTGGAGAAGTGCAGACGAACGTTTAGGACGCCTAATCTCTACGTGCGCTGCGGGCTGGCCGAGTTTTTGGGGACCGTTATATTAATT CTATTTGGCTGCGGTTCtgtggctcagatggagctgagtgGTTTCGCCAAAGCTCAATTTCTAAGCGTCAATATGGCGTTCGGCTTCGCGGTCACTGCCGGCGCCTATGTCTGTGCGGGAGTCTCAG GCGCCCACCTGAATCCGGCTGTGTCTTTCTCCATGTTTCTCGTAAAGAAGATCACTTGGAAGCTGATGCTCGTCTACTGGCTGGCTCAATTCCTCGGCGCTTTCATTGGTGCATGTCTGGTATTTTCTTTGTATTTTG ACGCCTTTCATGTGTACAGTGGCGGCAACTGGACGGTGTACGGGCCTCAGGCGACTGCTGGGATATTTGCGTCCTACCCGTCAGAACATCTGAGTGTATTAAATGGACTCGCGGATCAG GTGATCGCCACCGCTGGCTTGATGGTTTGCCTCCTTGCCATTATTGACGAAAAAAATAACGCAGCCCCTCGTGGTCTTCAGCCATTTGTGATTGGTCTGATAGTCCTGCTCGTTGGCCTTTCTATGGGATTTAACTGTGGATACCCCATTAATCCGGCCCGGGACCTGGCACCTCGGATCTTTACTGCGTTTGCTGGCTGGGGCTTGGAAGTTTTCAG GGCTGGAGGTCACTGGTGGTGGGTGCCTGTAGTGGGCCCCATGATCGGTGGAATCATTGGGACGTTTGTCTATGACCTGCTCATTGGGATTCATCATCCACCGAGCCGGGGCAAGGAGAATCGTGAAGAAAATGGGGCGCGCCATCCTCCAGATTACGAGTTGGTCCAGATGGAGGCTTAG